The following are encoded together in the Candidatus Liberimonas magnetica genome:
- a CDS encoding PIG-L family deacetylase, with protein MKILAIGSHPDDIEFGCGGTLCKLSRNGHKINILVMTKGHHGGDERIREKEQEKSAKMLNAKLIWGGFTDTQIPIVKSTINLIEHHIKEIQPDIIFVPFREDTHQDHRAVSRATLTATRYIKNVLFYEGPTTVNFSPASVFVDIGSVFNNKLKLLKAHKSQVFATRIADLSILESVHATAVFRGLQNRVKFAESFVPLRMQVFL; from the coding sequence ATGAAAATTCTTGCCATAGGATCACATCCGGACGATATTGAGTTTGGCTGCGGGGGTACGTTATGCAAACTTTCAAGAAACGGGCATAAGATAAATATTCTTGTTATGACAAAAGGGCATCACGGCGGGGATGAAAGAATAAGGGAAAAAGAGCAGGAAAAATCCGCAAAGATGCTAAATGCGAAATTGATCTGGGGAGGGTTCACAGACACTCAGATTCCGATAGTAAAAAGTACAATAAACCTCATCGAACACCACATCAAAGAAATACAACCGGATATTATTTTTGTGCCGTTCCGGGAAGATACCCACCAGGACCACAGGGCGGTTTCCCGTGCGACCCTTACGGCTACGAGATATATAAAGAATGTCCTGTTCTACGAAGGGCCAACGACCGTCAATTTCTCGCCGGCAAGCGTTTTTGTAGATATAGGTTCTGTATTCAATAATAAACTTAAGCTCCTTAAAGCGCATAAATCACAGGTTTTTGCTACAAGGATAGCTGACCTCTCAATCCTGGAGAGCGTTCATGCTACTGCAGTTTTTCGAGGCCTGCAAAACAGGGTTAAATTTGCCGAAAGCTTCGTACCGTTAAGGATGCAAGTATTTTTGTAG
- a CDS encoding undecaprenyl/decaprenyl-phosphate alpha-N-acetylglucosaminyl 1-phosphate transferase, with the protein MKDNDHWRKAYYVLLAILLVILIQPSGGTWAFLLGVRWLYILMLSFVCAQLLVPVTIKLAFKYGVLDHPDQERKIHKSPIPRIGGTAIFLAIILTCLRNFKFTPEFTSLIIGSSIIYLTGFIDDIHPLSAMTRIIAQLIACFIVINSGICMTIIPYGVPFKKTIEVVLTVIWLIGIANALNFLDGVDGLAAGMTALCASLFFVISLPTHQKHLGYLSIAITGSCLGFLTYNWKPAVVYMGDAGATFLGFLLAGLSIMGGWAYNSPLVSCATPILILGIPIFDMIYITISRIKNGQVKTFTQWLEYTGRDHFHHRLMHLGLSEVQTVIFILAVNLCIGLGAIVVRDTETRYTFIVLFQSTLIFLIITVLMILGKDRTIRIIENNK; encoded by the coding sequence ATGAAAGATAACGATCACTGGCGGAAAGCGTATTATGTATTATTAGCAATACTTCTTGTCATTTTAATTCAGCCGAGCGGCGGAACCTGGGCTTTTTTATTGGGTGTGCGGTGGTTATATATCCTAATGCTTTCCTTCGTCTGTGCACAGCTTCTGGTACCTGTTACGATAAAGCTTGCCTTTAAATACGGAGTTTTAGACCATCCTGACCAAGAAAGGAAAATACATAAATCCCCTATCCCGAGGATAGGAGGCACCGCGATATTTTTAGCCATCATCCTTACCTGCTTAAGAAATTTTAAGTTTACCCCGGAGTTCACAAGCCTGATAATAGGAAGTTCCATTATCTACCTGACGGGATTTATTGACGATATCCATCCTCTTTCAGCAATGACGCGCATAATCGCACAGCTTATCGCATGTTTTATAGTTATAAACAGCGGGATTTGCATGACGATTATTCCCTATGGCGTTCCTTTTAAAAAAACCATAGAAGTAGTTCTGACCGTAATCTGGCTTATAGGGATAGCAAATGCCCTGAATTTTTTAGACGGAGTTGACGGCCTGGCCGCCGGAATGACGGCTTTGTGCGCTTCCCTTTTCTTTGTTATTTCACTTCCCACCCATCAGAAGCACCTTGGTTATTTATCAATAGCAATTACCGGTTCATGCCTTGGTTTTTTGACATATAACTGGAAACCTGCTGTGGTATATATGGGCGATGCAGGCGCCACCTTCTTGGGGTTTTTACTTGCAGGACTTTCAATAATGGGCGGCTGGGCCTATAACAGCCCGTTGGTATCCTGCGCTACGCCTATATTAATACTAGGTATACCTATTTTTGACATGATATATATTACGATTTCAAGGATAAAGAACGGGCAGGTAAAAACATTCACCCAATGGCTCGAATATACCGGAAGAGACCATTTCCATCACAGGCTTATGCATCTTGGTTTATCCGAAGTCCAGACGGTTATTTTTATCCTGGCTGTTAATCTTTGCATCGGCCTTGGAGCTATTGTGGTAAGGGATACCGAAACCAGGTACACATTCATAGTTCTTTTTCAAAGTACTTTAATATTCTTAATAATAACGGTTTTAATGATACTTGGAAAAGACAGGACTATAAGAATTATAGAGAATAATAAATGA
- a CDS encoding transporter translates to MNFKVLFYILLSFMLFLPGLSQARINIFDPWHPGQDSAIGDVNSYQSVFTFKSGTNFFELPVHFTYIATDKTEAGGAWGIKSAGGKTGINDLQLGIKYQLMDGLGNKPAVLGEIAASLPTADSTRELGLGSAGFYVHWALEKKFENIVGYFGLGLGIFGENSDKVKQGNIFMYHIGTSFPYKNKYRLHTELKGYNHSNTKINGVEFLDSYQEMYFAPGVNYFWKKKHTLSASLLIGLTSKSNDLGLFLACNF, encoded by the coding sequence ATGAATTTTAAAGTTTTATTTTATATATTGCTATCTTTCATGTTATTCCTGCCAGGCCTTTCTCAGGCAAGAATAAATATTTTTGACCCTTGGCATCCGGGGCAGGATTCCGCAATTGGAGATGTCAATTCGTATCAATCTGTATTTACTTTTAAAAGCGGAACAAATTTCTTTGAACTTCCTGTACATTTCACTTACATTGCAACCGACAAAACAGAAGCAGGCGGTGCCTGGGGAATAAAATCAGCAGGTGGTAAAACAGGGATTAATGACCTCCAATTAGGCATTAAATACCAATTAATGGACGGGCTAGGAAATAAGCCGGCGGTGCTAGGAGAAATAGCAGCGTCGCTTCCTACGGCAGACTCTACCCGGGAGCTTGGGCTTGGCTCTGCGGGATTTTATGTGCATTGGGCGTTAGAAAAAAAGTTTGAAAATATCGTAGGTTATTTTGGCCTGGGGCTCGGGATTTTCGGCGAAAACAGCGATAAGGTCAAGCAAGGCAATATATTTATGTACCATATCGGAACAAGCTTCCCCTATAAGAATAAATACAGGTTACACACCGAACTTAAAGGTTATAACCACAGCAACACCAAAATTAACGGAGTGGAGTTTTTGGATTCATATCAAGAAATGTATTTTGCCCCTGGAGTTAACTACTTCTGGAAAAAGAAGCATACATTATCCGCTTCCTTATTAATTGGTTTAACATCCAAATCCAACGATCTAGGCTTATTTCTAGCCTGCAATTTCTAA
- a CDS encoding PHP domain-containing protein, translating to MEPILKNIDLHVHTTYSDGSFKPAEAVQYAKKMDLAAIGITDHDITDGIPEAIEEGKTQGIEIIPGVELSSGIGNNQELELHILGYFINFEDQPFQETLLNFRKARLVRAQNILKKLSKEGVYLKESDIFKDHEKGSIGRLHFAKVMLEQEYVKDISEAFKKYLGYNKPAYVPKYRLKVEEAIKMILRVGGIPVLAHPVIGSYHVKNILKDLVNFGLKGIEVWHIKHPPVITEEFTQIGNKLGLVLTGGSDCHGQMVDGSAIMGKVNVPYSVLDGLKRAKQDIDKENMLKNVV from the coding sequence ATGGAACCTATTCTAAAGAATATCGACCTTCACGTACATACCACTTATTCTGACGGCTCCTTTAAACCCGCTGAAGCTGTACAATATGCAAAAAAAATGGATCTAGCTGCCATAGGCATAACAGACCACGACATAACCGACGGCATACCGGAGGCTATAGAGGAGGGAAAAACTCAAGGTATTGAAATCATTCCAGGAGTTGAACTGTCATCCGGCATAGGAAACAACCAGGAATTGGAGCTGCATATCTTGGGTTACTTCATTAATTTTGAAGACCAGCCATTTCAGGAAACACTGCTTAATTTCAGAAAAGCCCGTTTAGTAAGGGCACAGAATATCCTAAAAAAACTCAGTAAAGAAGGCGTCTACCTTAAAGAATCAGATATTTTCAAGGACCATGAAAAAGGGTCTATAGGAAGGCTTCATTTTGCCAAGGTAATGCTCGAACAGGAGTATGTAAAAGATATATCTGAAGCATTTAAAAAGTACCTTGGCTATAACAAACCCGCCTATGTGCCAAAATACCGTTTAAAAGTTGAAGAAGCCATAAAAATGATATTAAGAGTAGGCGGCATTCCTGTCCTTGCTCACCCTGTAATAGGAAGTTACCACGTCAAAAATATTCTAAAGGACCTTGTAAATTTCGGTCTTAAAGGCATAGAAGTCTGGCATATAAAACACCCTCCAGTTATTACTGAAGAGTTTACTCAGATAGGCAATAAATTAGGGCTTGTTTTGACAGGCGGTTCTGATTGCCATGGACAAATGGTGGATGGATCCGCGATAATGGGAAAGGTCAATGTCCCTTATAGCGTTTTAGATGGCCTTAAAAGAGCCAAGCAGGATATCGATAAAGAAAATATGCTAAAAAATGTTGTGTAA
- a CDS encoding glycosyltransferase family 39 protein, whose protein sequence is MKILNRSIKYTASFWLLISATALLRLFVIGRIGLGDDEAHYFAFSQNLQLSYFDHPPMIAYIIKLFGSVLGINEFAVRFPAVALFFLTSIIIFILAKDMFDDKIAFFSILLINITPVFSFLGAVLTVPDSPLAFFWMLYIYLFWKLIKTSASLNWYLMGVVLGLGLLSKYNMVLLIPSSLVFLICSKKYLNQLKRTDLYLSLIIAFFIFSPVVIWNLTNSWASFGYQLQHGFGKQTPKFSFMLLGKCLGAQAGYISPFLFLIYWFVLFYIAARSFELIKARFFKKGPSLEVTSEELNEKYLFLFSFSFPTLFLFNGIASFNEILPHWPATGYLVLVIGVAHFTVSNWNKRWLRVTTYFTWGFGLFLTALVPLQAMYKILPPEMFLTKKEAMKIEDGITKAEKVDITNDTYGWDLAGERINEILRQAQDERKSVPFIFTHRHYLASQLKFYVPQNPRIYCFSGRIDAYGFWQRDISELKDKDGIFVCNSNFYQDPTVLFPFKSWQKLEPVEIFRKGRKIRIFWLWYGKGFMPEKMEMTYTSAILPPQLTLKQALLNLDYKFFWIINRGIRSKILDYIMMAFSFIGNGLPLAVIVGFILWHYRRQYFMQEFIIGLVIVLAGAIIVHSLKEMCARVRPLTLWGDQVHVLGEKLYRCSFPSGHTQSSFGAAVFLSSRFKNYRILFFLIAILVGISRIYLGAHFPIDVLFGALVGLLCGWIILAVLKYKKIAHNN, encoded by the coding sequence ATGAAAATACTCAATCGATCAATCAAATACACCGCTTCATTTTGGCTCTTGATATCAGCCACAGCATTGCTGCGTTTATTTGTAATTGGCCGTATCGGCCTTGGCGACGATGAAGCACATTATTTTGCATTCAGCCAGAATCTGCAGCTTTCTTATTTTGACCACCCGCCGATGATCGCTTATATAATAAAGCTATTCGGTTCTGTATTAGGAATAAACGAATTTGCAGTCCGTTTTCCTGCCGTAGCCCTGTTTTTTTTAACGAGCATCATAATTTTTATTCTGGCAAAGGATATGTTTGATGATAAAATAGCATTTTTTAGCATACTTCTGATAAACATAACTCCTGTCTTTTCTTTTTTAGGTGCAGTCTTAACCGTGCCGGATTCACCGCTTGCCTTTTTCTGGATGCTCTACATCTATCTGTTTTGGAAACTGATTAAAACCTCCGCATCTTTAAACTGGTATTTGATGGGTGTAGTTCTGGGGCTTGGGCTCTTAAGCAAGTATAATATGGTGCTTTTGATACCGTCTTCTCTTGTTTTCCTTATTTGTTCTAAAAAATATCTAAACCAGTTGAAAAGAACGGACCTTTACCTGTCCCTAATAATTGCATTTTTTATTTTTAGCCCTGTAGTGATCTGGAATTTAACTAACAGCTGGGCTTCTTTCGGTTACCAGCTGCAGCATGGTTTCGGTAAACAGACGCCAAAGTTTTCATTCATGCTTTTAGGCAAATGCCTCGGTGCTCAGGCAGGATATATATCTCCTTTTCTTTTCCTTATTTATTGGTTTGTACTATTTTATATTGCCGCAAGGTCTTTTGAGCTAATAAAGGCCAGGTTTTTTAAAAAGGGGCCTTCTTTAGAAGTCACTTCAGAAGAACTGAACGAAAAGTACCTGTTCCTCTTTTCTTTTTCTTTCCCGACGCTTTTCCTGTTCAACGGCATTGCAAGTTTCAATGAAATACTCCCCCATTGGCCTGCCACAGGATACCTTGTTTTGGTGATAGGTGTTGCCCATTTTACAGTATCGAACTGGAATAAGAGATGGCTCAGGGTAACCACTTATTTTACCTGGGGGTTTGGTTTATTTCTGACGGCTTTAGTCCCGCTGCAGGCGATGTACAAGATACTTCCACCTGAGATGTTTTTGACCAAGAAAGAAGCTATGAAAATAGAAGACGGTATAACAAAAGCCGAAAAAGTGGATATAACTAATGATACGTACGGCTGGGATCTTGCCGGGGAAAGAATAAACGAAATCCTTCGACAAGCTCAGGATGAAAGGAAATCTGTCCCTTTCATATTTACTCACAGGCATTATCTGGCAAGCCAGCTTAAGTTCTATGTACCGCAAAACCCCAGGATATATTGTTTCAGCGGGAGGATAGATGCCTATGGTTTCTGGCAGAGAGATATATCGGAACTTAAAGACAAAGACGGCATTTTTGTCTGTAACAGCAATTTTTATCAGGACCCGACCGTACTCTTCCCTTTTAAATCGTGGCAAAAGCTTGAGCCGGTAGAGATATTTAGAAAAGGAAGAAAAATAAGGATTTTTTGGCTGTGGTACGGAAAGGGTTTTATGCCTGAAAAAATGGAAATGACATATACATCTGCCATATTGCCACCGCAATTGACATTAAAGCAGGCGCTTCTTAACCTGGACTATAAGTTTTTCTGGATAATAAACAGGGGTATAAGATCCAAAATACTGGACTATATTATGATGGCTTTCTCTTTTATAGGCAACGGGCTTCCTCTGGCAGTTATAGTCGGGTTCATCTTATGGCATTACAGGCGACAGTATTTTATGCAAGAGTTTATCATCGGTTTAGTGATAGTCCTTGCAGGAGCTATAATTGTTCACAGTCTTAAGGAAATGTGTGCCAGGGTAAGACCATTGACATTATGGGGCGATCAAGTACATGTACTTGGAGAAAAGCTTTACAGGTGTTCATTTCCGTCCGGCCATACACAATCTTCGTTCGGTGCAGCTGTTTTCCTAAGCTCCAGGTTCAAAAACTACCGGATCCTATTCTTTCTAATAGCAATTCTTGTTGGAATTTCAAGGATTTATTTAGGAGCTCATTTTCCGATAGATGTTTTATTTGGAGCTCTCGTAGGTTTGCTCTGCGGTTGGATTATATTGGCAGTACTAAAGTATAAAAAGATAGCTCATAATAATTAA
- a CDS encoding polyprenol monophosphomannose synthase — protein sequence MDIVVVIPTYNESGNIGQLIKEILDIPLEIEILVVDDFSPDKTYQTVESLSNENKRVHLLLRKENRGRGWAGIDGFKKALGMGANLIVEMDADFSHPPRFIRSFKEKIKDADIVIGSRYVKEGKDEKRTALRRLISAFARNYLSMVLGINICDPTSGFRMFKKEALLKILPHLKAGDPFIVTEVLFYAKKYNLRLLEVPIEFMPRLSGESKLKTSTLLKYLFRVWKLKLLS from the coding sequence ATGGATATAGTAGTTGTCATACCTACTTATAACGAATCAGGGAACATCGGGCAGCTTATAAAAGAAATACTTGATATCCCTCTTGAAATAGAGATACTTGTCGTTGACGATTTTTCTCCGGACAAAACTTACCAGACAGTGGAAAGCTTATCAAATGAAAACAAACGGGTTCATTTACTGCTCAGAAAAGAAAATAGAGGAAGAGGCTGGGCAGGCATTGACGGGTTTAAGAAAGCGCTTGGAATGGGAGCAAACCTCATAGTTGAGATGGACGCTGACTTTTCACACCCCCCCAGATTTATCCGGAGTTTTAAAGAAAAAATAAAAGACGCAGATATAGTAATAGGCTCCCGCTACGTAAAAGAAGGGAAAGATGAAAAACGGACCGCTTTAAGAAGGTTAATAAGCGCATTCGCAAGGAATTACCTGTCTATGGTTCTTGGAATAAACATTTGTGACCCTACTTCTGGATTTAGAATGTTTAAAAAAGAAGCACTGTTAAAAATACTCCCGCATTTAAAAGCAGGGGATCCTTTCATTGTAACCGAGGTCCTTTTTTATGCAAAGAAATATAACCTCAGATTGCTTGAAGTGCCTATAGAATTCATGCCCCGGCTAAGTGGAGAATCAAAGTTAAAAACATCCACTTTGCTAAAATACTTATTCAGGGTATGGAAACTGAAACTACTATCATAG
- a CDS encoding glycosyltransferase family 9 protein — translation MIKTNCIHFSLDRPCKFHKKSGIHCSDCKNYITISSNLKKHTRILIVKLDAMGDVLRTTFLLPGLKDKYKNSYITWLVAPESVDILDGNPYVDRIWTLDKDIFSHITAEKFDIAVNLDLSPTSLSLATLAIANIKIGFYLDKCRNVKYSNAYAKKWLEMSAFDDLKKANKKTYQYYMSKITGLPKSDYEICTILKKESMEKAEKFAQRHGLKGRVVVGINPGAGKRWVMKKWTVNGYLEIIKRINATGGKVLLFGNKNEEELIAEIIKRSANKAVNTGVNSIHDFFALLNLCDIVITGDTLALHAALGLKKNVVALFGPTSASEIEAYGRCMKIVSPAGCVCCYIADCKKKPSCMELIEPAAVWKAFLSSFGQNILVV, via the coding sequence ATGATAAAAACAAATTGCATCCATTTTTCTCTGGACAGGCCGTGTAAATTCCACAAAAAAAGCGGGATTCATTGCTCCGACTGCAAAAACTATATTACGATATCTTCGAATTTAAAAAAACATACAAGGATATTAATAGTAAAACTCGATGCTATGGGAGATGTTTTAAGGACTACATTTTTACTGCCGGGCCTGAAGGATAAATACAAAAACTCATACATAACCTGGCTTGTTGCTCCTGAATCCGTGGATATCCTTGACGGGAACCCTTATGTTGACAGGATATGGACGCTTGATAAGGATATCTTCTCCCATATTACTGCCGAAAAATTTGACATAGCGGTCAATCTCGATCTTTCGCCAACAAGCCTGAGCCTGGCTACGTTGGCGATCGCAAATATAAAAATAGGCTTTTACCTGGATAAGTGCAGGAATGTCAAATATTCAAATGCTTATGCGAAAAAATGGCTTGAAATGAGCGCATTTGATGATCTTAAGAAAGCAAATAAAAAAACTTACCAATACTACATGTCAAAGATAACCGGCTTGCCTAAATCCGATTACGAGATATGTACTATTTTAAAAAAAGAATCTATGGAAAAAGCTGAAAAGTTTGCCCAGAGGCACGGCCTTAAAGGCAGGGTTGTTGTAGGTATCAATCCTGGGGCAGGTAAAAGATGGGTCATGAAAAAGTGGACTGTGAACGGATACCTTGAGATAATAAAGCGTATCAATGCGACGGGCGGCAAGGTACTTCTTTTTGGAAATAAAAATGAAGAAGAGCTTATAGCTGAAATAATAAAAAGATCTGCGAACAAAGCTGTAAATACGGGTGTTAATTCCATTCATGATTTTTTTGCCCTGCTTAACCTTTGCGATATAGTCATTACAGGCGATACCTTGGCCCTGCATGCGGCCCTGGGGTTAAAAAAGAATGTCGTGGCGCTCTTCGGCCCGACCTCTGCAAGTGAGATCGAGGCCTACGGCCGCTGCATGAAAATAGTCTCCCCTGCCGGCTGTGTCTGTTGTTACATAGCTGACTGTAAAAAGAAACCTAGTTGTATGGAATTAATTGAACCTGCTGCGGTGTGGAAAGCATTTTTAAGTTCCTTCGGTCAAAACATATTAGTAGTTTAA
- the larE gene encoding ATP-dependent sacrificial sulfur transferase LarE, giving the protein MLKNRLNILKNLLLKYKRVLIAYSGGVDSSFLLYFAAKTLGPGNVLAVTALSETYPSNELKLSRSFSNKLKIKHVIIKTRELQNDRFSKNPFNRCFYCKDELFRKLSFIAKKQKMVLCDATNYSDLKDYRPGQKAVKKWNVKSPLKSSGFLKKDIRKYSKECGLSTWNLPAQACLASRIPYHTKITAKTLKRIEAAENFLKKLGFMNLRVRHHGDIARIELGKTEIRDIFRNKNIQKISACLKNLGWHYIAVDIDGYRTGSLNIF; this is encoded by the coding sequence ATGTTAAAGAATAGGTTAAATATTCTCAAAAATTTACTATTAAAATATAAACGAGTCCTTATCGCATACTCCGGCGGAGTTGATTCATCTTTTCTTCTCTATTTTGCTGCAAAAACCCTTGGACCAGGCAATGTTCTTGCAGTCACTGCTTTAAGCGAAACATATCCGTCAAACGAATTGAAACTTTCCAGGTCTTTTTCAAATAAATTAAAAATTAAGCACGTAATTATAAAGACCAGAGAACTTCAAAATGACAGATTTTCCAAAAATCCGTTTAACAGGTGTTTTTATTGCAAAGATGAACTTTTCCGCAAACTTTCATTTATCGCAAAAAAACAAAAAATGGTGCTGTGTGATGCAACGAATTATTCCGACCTCAAAGACTACAGGCCCGGACAAAAAGCCGTAAAAAAATGGAATGTAAAGTCGCCCCTAAAGTCATCGGGTTTTTTAAAAAAAGACATAAGAAAATACAGTAAGGAATGCGGCCTCTCAACGTGGAACTTGCCAGCTCAGGCCTGCCTTGCATCAAGGATTCCCTATCACACAAAGATAACTGCTAAGACCCTTAAAAGAATTGAGGCAGCAGAAAATTTCCTAAAAAAACTTGGCTTCATGAATCTACGCGTAAGGCACCATGGAGATATAGCTCGAATAGAGCTTGGCAAGACCGAGATAAGGGATATCTTTAGAAATAAAAATATCCAGAAAATATCTGCATGTTTAAAAAATTTAGGCTGGCATTACATTGCGGTCGATATAGATGGTTACCGGACTGGAAGTCTGAATATCTTTTAG
- the nspC gene encoding carboxynorspermidine decarboxylase yields MQLTTPYYLIDESKLLKNLLKIKYVRNTSGAKSVLALKCFSTWSVFSLMNKYLDGTTGSSLYEAKLGHDKFGKEVHAYCVAFSKSDINSIKQYADKIIFNSLSQLKFFYDTVKGIKLGLRVNPGTSYSHFDLADPARKYSRLGVIDKRSLQEAIPLIDGLMFHFNCENDDFNNFSSTLDHIGKNYGETIEKLRWVSLGGGLYFTKDGYPIDNFCAKLKEFSKKFDVQVYLEPGETAITNSAELVTSVLDIVHNEVDIAIVDASAEAHMLDLLIYRIPAKILNSGKGYFKYIIAGRSCLAGDTFGTFNFKSRLKVGSMVRLSDAAGYTMVKKNWFNGLQMPSIVVKKLNGSVKIVRAFTYKDYLDSLS; encoded by the coding sequence ATGCAGCTCACAACCCCATACTATCTAATCGACGAATCAAAACTTCTAAAAAATTTATTAAAAATTAAATATGTCCGCAACACCTCCGGTGCAAAATCCGTCCTTGCACTTAAATGTTTTTCCACCTGGTCGGTATTTAGCCTTATGAACAAATACCTGGACGGCACCACCGGCAGTTCTCTGTACGAAGCAAAGCTGGGGCATGATAAGTTTGGCAAAGAGGTACATGCCTACTGCGTGGCTTTTTCTAAAAGCGACATCAACAGTATAAAACAATACGCCGATAAAATAATATTTAATTCCTTATCTCAATTAAAGTTTTTTTACGACACTGTAAAAGGCATCAAACTGGGATTACGCGTCAACCCGGGAACCAGTTATTCTCATTTTGACCTCGCAGACCCGGCAAGAAAATATTCCAGGCTTGGCGTGATTGACAAAAGATCCCTGCAAGAAGCAATTCCCCTGATAGACGGCTTAATGTTCCACTTTAACTGCGAGAATGATGATTTCAATAATTTTTCTTCTACTCTTGACCATATAGGAAAAAATTATGGAGAAACCATTGAGAAACTGCGCTGGGTAAGCCTAGGCGGAGGGCTCTATTTTACTAAAGACGGCTATCCTATTGACAACTTCTGTGCTAAATTAAAGGAATTCAGCAAGAAATTCGATGTGCAGGTTTATCTTGAGCCAGGAGAAACAGCTATTACTAACTCTGCCGAACTTGTGACGTCAGTCCTTGACATAGTCCATAACGAAGTAGATATAGCCATTGTAGACGCTTCGGCCGAAGCCCATATGCTGGATTTACTTATATACCGAATACCCGCAAAAATATTAAATTCAGGCAAAGGGTATTTTAAATATATTATAGCCGGCCGTTCATGCCTTGCCGGAGATACTTTCGGGACCTTTAATTTCAAGTCAAGATTAAAAGTAGGCAGTATGGTCAGGCTATCGGATGCAGCAGGATACACTATGGTGAAAAAAAACTGGTTTAACGGTCTTCAAATGCCGTCGATTGTGGTCAAGAAGCTGAATGGTTCTGTGAAAATAGTTCGTGCTTTTACATATAAGGATTATTTAGATAGTCTTTCTTAA
- a CDS encoding saccharopine dehydrogenase family protein: MKKNVMIIGAGGVAHVAAHKCAQNNDILGDICIASRHLNKCDAIIESVKRKNSMRDKTKKIYSRKIDAYNIPAMVDLIKETNTEIVINLGVAFINMSVLEACLGARVVYMDTAIHEEPGKVCENPPWYANYEWKRKDRCKRKGVTAILGVGFDPGVVNAWCALAVKHHFDKIDTIDIMDVNAGIHGKYFATNFDPEINLREFKKVWTWLDRKWVEEKIHTVKQLYDFPVVGKMPIYLNGHDELHSLSKNIDANSIRFWMGFSEHYINVFSVLSNIGLTSEKPVTVDRMQVVPLKLLKAVLPDPLSLAPNYTGKTCIGNLIKGEKNGKNKEIFIYNTCDHQECYKEVESQAISYTAGVPPVAAAILVAKGDWETKTMVNVEELNPDPFIELLNKMGLPTQIKDIKP, from the coding sequence ATGAAGAAAAATGTAATGATCATAGGGGCAGGCGGAGTAGCCCATGTTGCCGCGCACAAATGTGCTCAAAACAATGATATCCTTGGAGATATTTGCATAGCATCAAGGCATTTAAATAAATGCGATGCAATAATTGAAAGTGTCAAAAGAAAAAACAGTATGAGGGATAAGACTAAAAAAATCTATTCGCGAAAAATAGATGCATACAATATACCTGCGATGGTGGATTTGATCAAAGAGACAAATACAGAGATAGTAATTAACCTTGGAGTTGCCTTCATAAACATGTCTGTCCTTGAAGCCTGCCTTGGAGCAAGGGTAGTTTATATGGATACAGCTATTCATGAAGAACCCGGCAAAGTATGCGAAAACCCGCCGTGGTATGCTAATTATGAATGGAAACGCAAAGACCGCTGTAAAAGAAAAGGGGTAACGGCTATTCTTGGAGTTGGTTTTGACCCCGGCGTAGTAAACGCCTGGTGTGCACTTGCCGTCAAACACCATTTTGACAAAATAGATACCATCGATATAATGGATGTTAATGCCGGCATCCACGGTAAGTATTTTGCAACGAATTTCGACCCTGAAATAAACCTTAGGGAATTCAAGAAAGTCTGGACCTGGCTAGACAGGAAATGGGTTGAAGAAAAGATACACACTGTAAAGCAGCTATATGATTTCCCCGTCGTAGGGAAAATGCCTATTTATCTCAACGGGCATGATGAGCTGCATTCATTGTCAAAAAATATTGATGCAAACAGCATACGGTTTTGGATGGGTTTTAGCGAGCATTATATAAATGTTTTCAGCGTTCTTTCAAACATAGGGCTTACTTCAGAAAAACCGGTAACAGTTGACAGGATGCAGGTCGTACCATTAAAGCTTTTAAAGGCTGTACTCCCGGACCCGCTTTCTCTTGCACCGAACTATACAGGAAAAACCTGTATCGGGAACCTGATCAAAGGAGAGAAAAACGGAAAAAACAAGGAAATATTCATATATAACACTTGTGACCACCAGGAGTGCTACAAAGAAGTCGAATCCCAGGCAATCAGCTATACAGCGGGCGTGCCGCCCGTCGCAGCAGCTATACTCGTGGCAAAAGGCGACTGGGAAACAAAAACGATGGTCAATGTTGAAGAATTGAACCCTGATCCTTTCATAGAATTATTGAATAAAATGGGGCTTCCTACGCAAATAAAGGATATTAAACCCTAA